Proteins encoded by one window of Desulfomonilia bacterium:
- a CDS encoding ABC transporter substrate-binding protein — protein MLPLSTWAVSEPVLKKATLMPLWTPQAQFAGYYVALDKGIYARYGIDLKILNAGPGHDPVRALKDGSADFAILWLTTAIQQRSAGTDLVNLAQIIQRSSMMLISRKSSGIRTVSDMNGKKVGLWGGDLSIPPHALFIKYGIKVREVPQNATVNLFLRGGIDVTSAMWYNEYHTIINSGLDPEELNVFSMNELGMNFPEDGIYAMEKTLHNDPALAGAFVKASLDGWRYAFEHPEEALDIVIRRMREAKIPANRIHQKWMLDRMRDMIMPGTSLGAPGILKEKDYEAVCSSLLKAGLIRSCPYYDAFSRRSDAGEK, from the coding sequence ATGTTGCCCCTTTCGACATGGGCCGTCTCCGAACCCGTTCTGAAAAAGGCTACCCTCATGCCGCTCTGGACTCCACAGGCGCAGTTTGCCGGATATTATGTCGCGTTGGACAAAGGGATATATGCCCGTTATGGCATAGATCTTAAAATTCTCAATGCAGGTCCTGGTCATGACCCTGTAAGGGCATTGAAGGACGGTTCTGCCGACTTCGCTATTCTGTGGCTTACGACTGCAATTCAACAGCGGTCTGCCGGTACAGATCTTGTCAATCTGGCTCAGATCATACAGAGATCTTCCATGATGCTGATTTCAAGAAAATCAAGCGGCATTCGGACTGTCTCTGATATGAACGGCAAAAAGGTGGGACTGTGGGGAGGAGACTTGTCCATACCTCCGCATGCCCTGTTTATTAAATACGGCATCAAAGTACGTGAGGTGCCCCAGAACGCCACCGTGAACCTCTTCCTTCGAGGCGGGATCGATGTCACATCCGCAATGTGGTACAACGAGTACCACACTATCATCAATTCCGGACTCGATCCTGAAGAACTGAACGTTTTTTCCATGAATGAGCTGGGGATGAATTTCCCGGAGGACGGCATATATGCGATGGAAAAAACCCTGCATAATGACCCTGCACTGGCCGGGGCCTTTGTAAAAGCATCTCTGGATGGCTGGCGCTATGCCTTTGAGCATCCCGAAGAGGCTCTGGACATAGTCATCAGACGCATGCGCGAGGCAAAAATACCCGCCAACCGGATTCATCAGAAATGGATGCTTGACCGGATGCGGGATATGATCATGCCAGGCACATCCCTGGGTGCTCCTGGCATTCTCAAAGAAAAAGATTATGAGGCGGTTTGCAGTTCACTTCTCAAGGCAGGCCTGATCCGGAGTTGCCCCTACTACGACGCTTTCAGCCGGAGGTCAGATGCCGGGGAAAAATAG